The stretch of DNA gaagggcagggcagggccccaTTCCTACCTTTGCTTCAGGAGACGCTGCGtctgaaggagaaggagggctGCCCACAGGCCTTCCATGCGCTCCTCTCGTGGCTCCTGACCCAGGACACCGCCGCCATCCTGGACTTCTGGAGGGTTCTCTTCAAGGACTACAACCTGGAGAGATACGCCCGGCTGCAGCCCATCCTAGAGAGCTTCCCAAAAGGTGGGGCCCCGGGGGCTGGGCCATGGGGGTCGTCCTCTGAGCCCCAGCTGGACtgtgagagggagggggtggtctAGGGAGACCCTGACATCACCGGGACCGTCTTGGGTTCTAAGAGGCAGAGGGCTGAGGCCTCACCTGCCTGAATGGGGCATCACTTCTGGGCTTGAGGCTTGGCCCCTGGCCCTGTGCACACCCCGCAGATGTGGACCTCAGCCAGCCCCGGAAGGGGAGGAGGCCCCCAGCCGGCCCTAAGGCCACCGCGCTGCTGCCCAGGCCCCCCACCAAGaggaaggccctggaggagcTGCGGGCCACCCCACCAGCAGCCCTGTCCCCGAGGGGCACCTCCAGCCCAGGTACCCACTTTGAGGAGCCGTGGGGGGCCACAGATCCCCCTGGGGAGCCCGACACCCCCTGACCACACCCCTCCCTGACCTCCTCTGGGAGCATCTGTCCCTCCTGCTTGGCCCCGAGCCAGCCTGGCAGAGGTCCCTCTGGGGACTTGGTTGGACACTGATGAGCCTGGCAGCCCTTGCTGCCCCCAAGGCCCCTTGAGtaggcaggtgggcactggagCCCGGTGCAGCAAAGGGACCCAGCAGAGTCCGGGAGACCCCACCTGGCTCTCTCCTGCTGCCCCCCAGCCTTGGtccagcagggggaggagggccaGGCTGTCCCTTCTCCCCTGCAGGCTCCCAGGTCAAGGTCAAGCCCTCCAAGAAGCCAGAGAGCACCGCAGAGCCCCAGCGCCTCCCGCTGGGCAATGGTGAGCCAGGCCCGAGGCCCAGGGTGAGGGCCACCCCTGGAGCTGGGACCCTGCTGGCCGGAGGCCACCGAGCTGTGTCCATCTGAGTGCCCCGTCCTTCAGGGCCAGCTTCAGACACTGCTTCCTCCAGAGAATCCTCCCTGTCCCTCGGCTGGACACAACCGGGGACCCCGGAGACCTCCCACGGTCATCCAGTGCCGACCTGAGGGCAGGCCCTGGGgaccctgcctccttcccagcaCAGCCCAGGGCCACGTCCCAGGGTCCCCGTTCACTCCCGCCCGCTGGGCTCAGTCAGCTCGCACACTGCACACCTCACACCACACACCAGACCACACCACATAcgtgtacacacacgcacacacaccatgGCCCGTCTCTGCTCTTACACGCGGGTGGTCCATCTGTCTGTGTCCGGCCTGCCccaggtggaaggaaggaaggatctgCTGCCCAGACGCCCTCGCTCCTCACTGCCCGTGCTCAGGGACCATCCTCCCAATAGATGACCCCCCATGTgtgctccctgccccaggaattCAGACCATGTCCACTTCGGTCCAGAGAGCCATGGCCGTGTCATCTGCGGGAGCCGCAGGAGCCCGTGGGGCCGTGGAGGGCGTCCTCATCCAGCAGGTGTTTGAGTCAGGTAGGCGGCTCTGGGAGAGGGGGCACAGGGGAGCCCCGTCCCCGCTCAGCTCCTGGGGGCTCCACAGCTGTGGgcgcccccactccctgcagtggGTCTGCTGGCCCTGGAGAGGATGgtctgggcagggcctgggggactTCTGGACTCTGAGCAGGAAGCCCTGcggcccccgcccggcccgcccTGCCCctgcatcccccccacccccgctcgcTGTGCTGTGCCCCCGCTGGGAACGCTGAGGACCCTGGGAGTTGAGGCGGGCTCCAGTCTCgcccaccagggaggtcccgagGACCCCTGCAGTCCTTTCCCAGGGGTGTTCTGACAAattgccacagactgggtggcttcaagcGACAGCaactccaaaatcaaggtgtgggcagggccacgCCTGCTCCCGCAGGGGCCTCAGGGCAgagcctccccgcctcccccagctcctggtgcGGCCTCAGCTCCCCGCCCTGGCTTGTAAGCCACATcgctccagcctctgcctcagtCATCACAGGCCCCCGCCCGGTGGCTCTCTCGTCCTCCTCTCTTCTCATGAGGACACTGCCCTTGGACTTAGGTCTGGTGCAAGCCCATCTTAACATCTACAAAGACcgtgtttccaaataaggttgcaATCTGAGATCCCACGTGGACGTGAATTTGGGAGATGTGCTTCCCCCAGCAGAGAATCCCTCCTGTGTCCAGGACCCGGGCCCCAGAGCTGACTGGGGGCGGGGTTTGGGGGGGAGGAACAGCAAGCTGTAGagcctccctgccaggcccccCCATCTCCTCCCAGGTGGCTCCAAGAAGTGCATCCAGGTTGGGGGGGAGTTCTACACTCCCAGCAAGTTTGAAGACCCTGGTGGGGGAAAGAACAAGACCCGCAGCGGCAGCCTGAAGACCTTGGTCCGAGCCAAGGGGACCCAGGCTCCTGCCCCTGTAAGCGCTGCCGGGACCCCCGGGGGGAggcccggccccccgccccctcccccagcacacctGGGGTCGCAGCACCACCGGGGGCTGGCGACGGTCCCCCCGCCTGGACGTCCCCCCGTTGGTgaccctccctctcttccctgcaGGGTGGAGGTGATCCTCGGGCAGGCCAGCGGGACAGGGCCCCGggcccccctgccctccccggTGAGCCCCAGCTGCACCAGGtaacgcccggggcgcccccagGCTCCTGCGGGTGGGGCCCTCTGCCGCTCTGCCCCTTGTCCAGGCCAGGCAcccctggggctggaggacaAAGGTCTAAGCTTTGTTCACAGGGCGGAGCTCTTTGTTTCTAATAGTATCTTTTTCTGATAACACACAATTGTAAAAATTCACATAAGTCAGAGCAAGTGAGTCCTCCCCGGCTCTCAAGATCATGGCGTGCGGCCCAGGTGCCGGCTGCCCTGCGCCTCACAGGTGGGCCCCTGCGTGGGGCGGCGGCCGCTGCTCGGAGGAACCTGAGCTTCACATGCGCTCTTGGGCTCCCAGCGCCTTTTCTGAAGGAGGTGGACCTGGCCACAGATCCCAACACGTCCCCCAGGCGCCGTGCTGGGCCCCGGGCACCCGGAGCGAGCGGGACCCAAGGCCGCCCCCAGGAGCTCCCGGGTGCCCGGGGGACGGCTCCAGCCTGTGTGCGCATCCCAGCCCTGTAGCCCCGGGGGGCGTCTGCGAGAGGTGGCGTCCGGGGGGCACGGTGGGTGCCAGCCAGGCAAAGGCGCAAGCAGGCCTCGGGTGGAAGGGACGGCGGGTGCCCAGGGCCGGCGGGAACACCGCTGGGccgtgaggaaggggctgcgtgGGGGTGGGCGTGCAGTCTCCGCCCGCCTGGAGCGCAGGCACCCGCGAGAAACCAGGCGTGCGTAAGGACCGTTCTCCCCAAGAGGGACGGCCCAGGAGGTGTTCGGGGCCAGAGACTCAGAGATGGGGGGTCTTGCAGAGCCTGGGAGCAGGCAGGCTGGGCGGGATTGCAGCGGGGACCGGGCCAGGGGAGCCTGCCAGGGAGAGCGCCGCCCCGTCCTGGGTCTCCTGGACATGCGTGTCTCTCGCCTCCCGCCTGCGTCAGAAGAATGAGGACGAGTGTGCCGCGTGCCGGGACGGCGGGGAGCTCCTCTGCTGCGACGGCTGCCCCCGCGCCTTCCACCTGGCCTGCCTGACCCCGCCGCTCAGGGAGATCCCCAGGTGGGCCTGGCACCGGGCCGCCCCTTCCTGGCCTCACAGCCTCCTCACCCGCCCGCCCTGAGGGGGAGGCCGCCCAGAAGGCTCTCTGCTCCAGGGATGGGCAGGGAGGCCGGCCTGGGAAGGGGCCTTGGTCCAGGTCGCTGGtcggtggggctgggggctgggatctTTCCACCCCGCCTCCTTGTGTGGCCGCGCTGTCCCCCCAGCCTGGCCAGCGGGGCCCTGAGGCCCAAGGCAAGGAATGGCCCTCCTGTCCCATCTCATCCCATCTCCCCCGAGGCCAAACTCCCACGAGCAGCTGACCCCCAGCCCTAAGCAGAGTGTGACTCCAAGTCAGGTCGGGGAGCACAGAGGCCACAGAGCTGCCCCCCAAGGGCCAGTGGGTGCCCATCCTCGGTCCAGCACGAGGTCCCTTGCCCTGGCCCCCTGGGAGAGCGCTTCCCACTTCCACCAGCTCCCGCAGGTCAGGGTGgcctgggtgtggggaggagcACTGGGTGGGTGTTCGCGCCCTGGCCTTGCCCCGCTCATCGCACGACCCTGACCAGGTCACACCTCTCTGAGCTAAAACAAGGGGCTCTGGCCGGGTCACCCCTTGGCTCCTCTCAACGCTGCCCGTCTTCcgtcctcttcctccctgccctcGACTGGCTCCTGCTCTGCGgggcacccccccgccccccgcccatgGAATCAAGGGAGGGTCCCTGGGCCAGCCCAGGAGGCCCCGCCTGCAGGGCAGGGCCCGAGAGAGCCAGGTACAGGCATGGGCGTGGGCACAGGCCGCCGCTGGTTCGCGGGTGTTGGGAATTCTTGGGGCGCGTCCGAGAAGCCCTCAAGGACATGCCAGGCTGGCGAGGGCTGCCTCACCAGGGTAACCATGCCAGCATCCCGGGCTCTCCTGCTCACCGGCCGGGCGGGCCCTTCCACAGCGGCTGTGCCCACTGCCCTGCTGGCCTGGGTTTCCCCATCTGGGCACAGAAAGGGTGACCAGAGGAGCCCTCGGGCCGCCCCTGCACCGGGGGCTTGGGAGTTACTGTCTCCCCTGCCTTGCCCTGCATGCCTCTGGCCGGGGACAACACGAGCAGTGGGACCTGGAGGTGCTCCCGCTGCCTCCAGGGAGGAGCCCAGCGGGACCTGCCCCGGGCCGCGGAGCCCCGGCCCCAGGAGCCCCGGCCCCAGGAGCCGCCTGCAGAGACGCCGGTACGCACAGGCCCGCTCCCAGGGCCTCTTGTCCACAGTGCCTGCTGGCCACTCCCGTGGGTCGGGCCTGCCCCAACCAGAGAGCCacgtgcccccccaccccagcctggccccGTCAATTCCACTTTCTCCTGTGGGCCACGGGGGCGCAGGCCACTGGGAAGCGGCCTGTACAATAGCCCTGTTTCTCAGTACTCTGATTTGGGGCCCCTCGGCTCTGTCGACCCGACACAGGGGATGCACTTCGACCACTGATAACATTCTCCAAAAATGTTTTACGTGTTCTGTTGCCACAAAGACATGAGGGAGGTGACACGTGCCCCAGTATATGCTCTGTGTTTACTCTGACAGCCCGTGAGGGCCACGGGGCCCCGCCTTTAGATGGGGA from Hippopotamus amphibius kiboko isolate mHipAmp2 chromosome 10, mHipAmp2.hap2, whole genome shotgun sequence encodes:
- the AIRE gene encoding autoimmune regulator, which translates into the protein MAGEARAAGDAALRRLLRLHRTEIAVAVDSAFPLLHALADHDVVPEDKFQETLRLKEKEGCPQAFHALLSWLLTQDTAAILDFWRVLFKDYNLERYARLQPILESFPKDVDLSQPRKGRRPPAGPKATALLPRPPTKRKALEELRATPPAALSPRGTSSPGSQVKVKPSKKPESTAEPQRLPLGNGIQTMSTSVQRAMAVSSAGAAGARGAVEGVLIQQVFESGGSKKCIQVGGEFYTPSKFEDPGGGKNKTRSGSLKTLVRAKGTQAPAPGGGDPRAGQRDRAPGPPALPGEPQLHQKNEDECAACRDGGELLCCDGCPRAFHLACLTPPLREIPSGTWRCSRCLQGGAQRDLPRAAEPRPQEPRPQEPPAETPVLLGLRSVGEEARGPPGEPPAGMDAAVTYKHLLAPPSAAPLTVLDPSALRPILCVGPEGQQGPAPGARCGVCGDGADALRCALCAAAFHWRCHFPAGTARPGAALRCRSCSGDPGPDPGEGAPAASPARPPPGTPKLGVGDGSAAPEQLVHRDDLESLLSEHSFDGILQWAIQSMSRPLAEAPTFPS